A section of the Paenibacillus aurantius genome encodes:
- a CDS encoding GNAT family N-acetyltransferase translates to MIEIRKIGSHDIHRLDLLVEESVREGFRHLTRLVNEYASGVNRFGKDGEALFMAMRNKEVVGVCGGLNRDPFTAGKERGRVRRLYTSPSARRSGIGRKLMQAVMIEARKHYKCLTLKTDNPAADAFYRSLGFQVISGSDTDTHVIFF, encoded by the coding sequence TTGATAGAAATCCGAAAAATCGGATCACACGACATTCACCGCCTCGATTTGTTGGTGGAGGAAAGTGTAAGGGAAGGCTTTCGTCACCTGACGAGGCTGGTGAACGAGTATGCATCCGGAGTCAACCGATTTGGTAAGGACGGGGAAGCCTTATTCATGGCCATGCGCAATAAAGAAGTTGTGGGCGTTTGCGGCGGCCTGAATCGGGATCCTTTCACCGCTGGTAAGGAGAGGGGACGGGTTCGCCGGCTTTATACCTCTCCTTCCGCACGCCGGTCGGGAATTGGCCGAAAGCTTATGCAGGCCGTTATGATAGAAGCAAGAAAGCATTACAAGTGCTTAACCTTGAAAACGGACAATCCCGCTGCTGATGCTTTTTACCGTTCTTTGGGGTTTCAAGTAATCTCTGGCTCGGATACGGACACTCACGTTATTTTTTTCTAG
- a CDS encoding NUDIX hydrolase → MDTKWLEWAKQIQAISQIGLTYSKDPYDLERYEALRELSVDILANYTTAGREQISLTFASETGYATPKVDIRAVIFEKDQVLLVREKIDGAWSLPGGWADIGYSPSEVAVKEVKEESGYDVKPMRLLAVLDKKFHQHPPEPYHVYKMFIQCKIIGGEAISGLETSEVAFFGRDRLPELSAERNTAAQIQTMFEFLHNPAKETLLD, encoded by the coding sequence ATGGACACCAAATGGCTGGAATGGGCCAAGCAGATCCAAGCCATCTCTCAAATCGGCCTGACCTATTCGAAGGACCCCTACGACCTCGAGCGGTACGAAGCCTTAAGGGAGTTGAGTGTGGATATTCTTGCCAACTATACGACGGCGGGCCGGGAGCAGATTAGTCTTACTTTTGCCAGCGAAACGGGTTACGCTACGCCAAAAGTGGACATCCGGGCAGTTATTTTCGAAAAAGATCAGGTTCTATTGGTTCGGGAAAAGATCGATGGGGCCTGGTCCCTGCCGGGGGGCTGGGCGGATATCGGGTACTCCCCTTCAGAGGTAGCGGTTAAAGAGGTCAAGGAAGAATCCGGATATGACGTGAAACCAATGCGGCTGCTCGCGGTCCTCGACAAGAAGTTTCATCAGCATCCCCCGGAGCCATACCATGTCTATAAAATGTTCATCCAATGCAAAATCATAGGGGGAGAAGCCATCAGCGGCTTGGAGACCAGCGAGGTCGCCTTTTTCGGCCGGGACCGGCTGCCCGAGCTTTCCGCGGAACGAAACACGGCGGCTCAGATCCAAACGATGTTTGAGTTTCTGCATAACCCGGCCAAAGAGACCCTTCTCGACTAA
- a CDS encoding medium chain dehydrogenase/reductase family protein — protein sequence MGNKRVMVSEYGGPEKLQIHEEPLRPSQPHEVRIRVHSAGVALGDVMRREGKFLGGPATPFTPGYEAVGFVDEVGERIKGIPKGSRGAVFYNGAGGYAQYVYATADEFYPVPEGVDMGKAVAVILNYVTAYQMLHRVAKVVSGDQILIHGASGGTGTALLELGRLAGLRMYGTASAPKHDIVAGYGAVPIDYRSEDFVQLMRSRVPDGVDAVFDPIGGSHWVRSFQTLNKKGHFVGYGYTSVLEEEDSSEWAKNWTYLMTNQTTPQGNPACLYSITTLRKERPDWFREDLAHLFHLLVEARIDPVIAERIPLTEAVRAHQLLETSQTAGKIVLTNPCL from the coding sequence ATGGGAAACAAGCGAGTGATGGTATCGGAATACGGAGGACCGGAAAAGCTGCAGATCCACGAGGAGCCTCTGCGTCCGTCTCAGCCGCATGAAGTTCGTATCCGGGTGCACAGTGCCGGTGTGGCGCTTGGGGATGTGATGCGGAGAGAAGGTAAGTTTCTGGGAGGTCCGGCAACGCCCTTTACACCGGGATATGAGGCGGTCGGCTTCGTCGATGAGGTTGGCGAGCGCATAAAGGGGATTCCAAAAGGAAGCCGAGGTGCCGTATTTTATAACGGAGCCGGGGGCTATGCCCAGTATGTCTATGCAACGGCCGACGAGTTCTATCCCGTACCGGAGGGGGTCGATATGGGTAAAGCGGTGGCCGTTATCCTGAATTACGTGACGGCCTATCAAATGCTTCATCGGGTCGCAAAGGTTGTCTCAGGAGATCAAATCTTGATTCACGGAGCAAGCGGAGGCACGGGGACGGCGCTTCTCGAGCTCGGCCGGCTTGCAGGGCTGAGGATGTATGGCACGGCGTCGGCCCCCAAGCACGACATTGTCGCCGGATACGGGGCCGTGCCGATCGATTACCGAAGCGAAGATTTTGTGCAGCTGATGCGGTCACGGGTACCGGATGGGGTGGACGCGGTTTTTGATCCGATCGGGGGAAGCCATTGGGTGCGGTCTTTTCAAACGCTGAACAAGAAAGGACACTTCGTCGGCTATGGGTATACCTCTGTTCTCGAAGAGGAGGATTCCAGCGAATGGGCAAAGAACTGGACGTATCTGATGACTAACCAGACGACTCCTCAAGGAAATCCCGCCTGTCTTTATTCCATTACCACGCTTAGAAAGGAACGCCCGGACTGGTTCCGCGAAGACCTTGCCCATCTGTTTCATCTCTTGGTCGAAGCTCGGATTGACCCGGTAATTGCCGAGCGTATCCCGTTAACGGAAGCCGTTCGGGCTCATCAGCTGCTTGAAACCTCTCAAACCGCTGGTAAAATAGTTTTAACAAATCCATGTCTTTGA
- a CDS encoding helix-turn-helix domain-containing protein, whose product MNAKEAALMLGVHYKTVLNMINDGRLAASKSDSGDWEIKESDLAAREQSIEDKEFSAIYTHMAVKIIEKVHHRSVRAAQEELILAARSIVKQAENPSELDHLAKRLQAALDVYKAAQAFNQTVDSIRKQADAESLTL is encoded by the coding sequence ATGAATGCTAAAGAAGCGGCTCTAATGCTTGGTGTTCATTACAAGACCGTATTGAACATGATCAATGACGGTCGTTTAGCAGCTTCCAAGTCGGATTCCGGCGATTGGGAAATCAAGGAGAGCGACCTCGCGGCTCGAGAGCAGTCCATCGAGGATAAGGAATTTTCAGCGATTTATACTCATATGGCCGTTAAGATCATTGAGAAAGTACACCATCGTTCGGTTAGAGCGGCGCAGGAGGAGCTTATTCTGGCGGCACGCTCGATAGTGAAGCAGGCCGAGAATCCAAGCGAGTTGGATCATCTAGCCAAGCGGCTTCAGGCTGCCTTGGATGTCTACAAAGCGGCCCAAGCCTTCAATCAGACGGTAGACTCCATTCGAAAACAGGCAGATGCCGAGAGCCTTACTCTTTAA
- a CDS encoding histidine phosphatase family protein, with translation MTKLVWIRHGRTDWNSERRAQGQSDIPLNEQGRQQARALALRMAAEGVDFIYSSDLSRAKETAAILAGALGLEVQTDSRLREMHKGETEGTTLEERIKRWGAGWESQPLGIENDHSVTNRGLAFVNEMVRTFPDKRIAVVSHGALIGLTVKELVPALPDVAHYHNTSITTITYNGSEWFCDLLNCAKHVVR, from the coding sequence ATGACGAAGCTCGTATGGATTAGGCATGGCAGAACGGACTGGAATTCGGAAAGAAGGGCGCAAGGACAAAGTGATATCCCTCTGAACGAACAAGGTCGTCAGCAGGCACGAGCCTTGGCCCTTCGAATGGCAGCGGAAGGAGTAGACTTTATCTATTCAAGCGATCTTTCCAGGGCCAAAGAAACAGCAGCCATCCTAGCCGGAGCGCTTGGTCTGGAGGTGCAAACGGATTCCCGGTTAAGGGAAATGCACAAGGGCGAAACGGAAGGAACGACATTAGAGGAGCGAATAAAACGATGGGGCGCTGGGTGGGAAAGCCAGCCACTCGGGATCGAAAACGATCATTCGGTAACGAACCGGGGGTTAGCCTTTGTCAATGAAATGGTAAGGACCTTCCCCGATAAAAGAATAGCCGTAGTCAGTCACGGAGCCTTGATCGGCTTAACGGTGAAAGAGCTTGTGCCCGCATTACCGGACGTTGCCCATTATCACAATACCTCCATTACCACGATTACTTACAACGGATCGGAGTGGTTCTGTGACCTTCTGAATTGTGCCAAACACGTAGTTCGGTGA
- a CDS encoding polysaccharide lyase family 8 super-sandwich domain-containing protein, with protein MARKTVIVGMITSLMLGGVTVIPSNPLPVHAEWMEPSDAAAAENILSNGGFEQTKVTTRNKWTGNVEPLGWSEWYASGSIQATVDSAVYRDGSHALRLESATGGRGAVSTAVNVTPGQTYRLSIWMKTDNIQSASGGVFTRAQFMDTSGKKVGNLQYTDSLTGTQDWVRKEILFKVPSNASQVKIEPFYETGTGRAWYDGIELVPYNGLTGLLLNRSYLALEEGASSTILPVFIPENATDKTVIWSSSDPGVAEVINGTVTAKKEGNTRITASTPDGKFSASCEVSVEASDTFARFAELRQKWFHKLIGDDHPDLSDPQVKSYLDGLVNSLTNAQGVGIWDTFNRSADRTYLWSNLDSTTRSGDIPVGYGRLRTMALAYNTPGTSLYRNEQLAEDIIGGLDWMYANRYNERSSEYDNWFHWEISGPQALNDAVILMYDKLSGTQIENYMRAVDRFVPTPYYRTTNNAQETGANLLDKAMVTAVRGMIGNINQKTSLGRDAVSPALPYVKSGDGFYEDGSFIQHTQVAYTGGYGLSLISRVGDLMYLLQDSPWKITDPQLANVYRWVSHSFEPLIYRGGIMDMVRGREIARPLTNDHSVGRNMVVGLLRVAEGAPADEALKIKRMVKEWINTDTTYADYKTGLSLYDIRLIEALMSDSSIAPRGELIKNQVFASMDRAVHLRPGFGFGIAMFSDRISAFEYGNNENPKGWYTGIGATSLYNNDLTQFSGGYWPTVDSLRLPGTTTDGSQGILKNWQFYRNPKSWVGGASLNNKYGAVGMDFSLQETTGSSLQGKKSWFLFDDEIVALGAGISSSEEARVETIVENRKLRDSGDNRLIVDGQNKSNGLDWSETMTNVSWVNLEGNVPGSDIGYVFPKGADLYGMRESRTGYWKEINPGGTTEPITNAFLSLAFEHGSHPQDASYSYILLPNKNAAETQYYNQHQDVIVLKNTADIQAVKEKRLHLTAVNFWSPGSIDDLTSHNPASVLLEKDRGEWTLAVSDPTQAQSTITIEVNKPGLSVSSSDPSIEVEKTETSLIVKVNTEGSQGRTVTVKLTDTLEKAE; from the coding sequence ATGGCCAGGAAGACGGTGATAGTGGGAATGATAACAAGCTTGATGCTCGGGGGGGTAACCGTAATACCCAGTAATCCCCTGCCCGTACATGCGGAATGGATGGAACCGTCCGACGCCGCGGCAGCCGAGAATATTTTGTCTAATGGCGGTTTTGAACAGACAAAAGTAACCACCCGAAACAAATGGACGGGTAATGTGGAGCCGCTCGGCTGGTCGGAATGGTATGCCTCCGGCAGCATACAGGCAACGGTGGATTCAGCGGTTTACCGGGATGGCAGCCATGCGCTTCGTCTCGAATCGGCAACTGGGGGGCGGGGGGCCGTGTCCACGGCGGTGAATGTGACGCCAGGACAAACCTACCGGTTGAGCATCTGGATGAAAACCGATAATATTCAGTCTGCCTCCGGAGGAGTTTTTACACGGGCTCAATTCATGGATACGTCAGGCAAAAAGGTGGGGAATCTCCAATACACGGATAGTCTGACGGGAACCCAGGATTGGGTCCGGAAAGAAATCCTTTTCAAGGTTCCCTCCAACGCCAGCCAAGTGAAGATAGAGCCTTTCTATGAAACTGGAACCGGCAGAGCCTGGTATGACGGCATCGAATTGGTCCCTTACAATGGCCTGACGGGCCTGCTCCTGAATCGGAGTTACTTGGCATTGGAAGAGGGAGCGTCCTCTACCATTCTTCCTGTTTTCATTCCGGAGAATGCCACCGATAAGACGGTAATCTGGTCCAGCTCCGATCCCGGGGTAGCGGAAGTTATTAACGGAACCGTAACGGCTAAGAAGGAAGGGAACACCCGGATCACCGCGTCCACACCGGATGGAAAGTTTTCAGCGAGCTGTGAGGTGAGCGTCGAAGCTTCGGATACATTTGCCCGTTTCGCCGAACTCCGGCAGAAATGGTTCCACAAGCTGATCGGAGATGACCATCCCGATCTATCCGATCCCCAGGTGAAGAGTTATTTGGATGGCTTGGTCAACAGCCTTACGAACGCGCAGGGGGTCGGAATTTGGGATACGTTCAACCGGTCCGCTGACAGGACCTATTTGTGGAGCAACCTGGACAGTACGACCCGCTCCGGAGATATACCGGTTGGGTACGGCCGGTTGAGAACCATGGCCTTGGCGTACAACACACCGGGAACAAGCCTTTACCGGAATGAGCAGCTGGCGGAGGATATTATCGGTGGGCTGGACTGGATGTATGCGAACCGTTACAATGAACGGTCTTCCGAATACGACAACTGGTTTCACTGGGAAATCAGCGGACCGCAAGCTTTAAATGACGCGGTTATCCTCATGTACGACAAACTGTCGGGCACCCAGATCGAGAATTACATGAGGGCGGTGGACCGGTTCGTGCCTACCCCGTATTACCGGACAACCAATAACGCTCAAGAAACCGGAGCCAACCTGCTGGATAAGGCCATGGTAACAGCGGTTCGAGGGATGATCGGCAATATTAATCAAAAGACTTCTCTTGGCCGGGATGCGGTCAGTCCCGCGCTTCCGTATGTGAAGAGCGGGGACGGCTTCTATGAGGACGGCTCGTTCATCCAGCATACCCAGGTGGCGTACACGGGCGGCTACGGATTGTCGCTGATTAGCCGGGTGGGGGATCTGATGTATCTTCTGCAGGACTCCCCGTGGAAGATCACGGATCCTCAGCTGGCTAACGTGTATCGTTGGGTCAGCCATTCATTCGAACCGCTCATCTACCGTGGAGGGATCATGGATATGGTGCGGGGCAGGGAAATTGCCCGTCCGCTAACCAATGACCACAGTGTTGGCCGCAACATGGTAGTGGGGCTTTTACGGGTAGCGGAGGGAGCTCCGGCGGACGAAGCATTGAAGATTAAACGCATGGTGAAGGAATGGATCAATACCGATACCACCTATGCCGATTATAAAACGGGATTGTCGTTGTATGACATCCGCCTGATCGAGGCTTTGATGTCTGATTCCTCCATTGCTCCGAGAGGCGAGCTGATTAAAAATCAGGTTTTCGCTAGTATGGACCGGGCGGTGCATCTGCGGCCCGGCTTCGGATTCGGGATTGCGATGTTCTCCGACCGAATCTCCGCTTTTGAATACGGCAATAATGAGAACCCCAAGGGATGGTACACGGGAATAGGTGCTACGTCTCTATATAACAACGACCTGACGCAATTCAGCGGCGGCTACTGGCCGACGGTCGACAGCCTTCGGCTTCCCGGAACGACGACGGACGGATCCCAGGGCATCCTGAAAAACTGGCAGTTCTACCGTAATCCCAAGAGCTGGGTAGGGGGGGCTTCTCTCAATAACAAGTATGGAGCGGTGGGCATGGATTTCTCGCTTCAGGAGACGACCGGCTCCAGTCTTCAGGGAAAGAAATCCTGGTTTCTGTTCGATGATGAAATCGTCGCACTGGGAGCCGGCATTAGCAGCTCAGAAGAAGCTCGGGTGGAAACCATCGTGGAGAACCGCAAGCTAAGGGACAGCGGGGACAATCGGCTAATCGTGGACGGCCAAAATAAATCGAATGGGTTGGACTGGTCGGAAACGATGACCAATGTCTCCTGGGTTAATCTAGAAGGGAATGTTCCGGGTTCGGATATCGGATACGTGTTTCCGAAAGGAGCGGATCTATACGGCATGCGCGAGTCCCGTACCGGTTATTGGAAGGAGATTAATCCGGGAGGGACGACGGAGCCTATCACCAACGCCTTCCTCAGCCTGGCGTTTGAGCATGGATCCCACCCGCAAGACGCCAGTTATTCGTATATCCTGCTTCCCAATAAAAATGCAGCCGAAACCCAGTACTACAACCAGCATCAAGACGTTATTGTCTTGAAGAATACGGCGGATATCCAGGCGGTAAAAGAGAAGAGGCTTCATCTCACGGCCGTTAACTTCTGGAGCCCGGGCAGCATAGATGACCTTACCTCTCACAATCCGGCCTCCGTGCTGCTGGAGAAAGATCGGGGCGAGTGGACCTTGGCCGTGTCCGACCCTACTCAAGCCCAGAGCACCATCACGATAGAGGTAAACAAGCCGGGCTTGTCCGTATCGAGCAGCGATCCGTCCATTGAGGTGGAGAAGACGGAAACCTCCCTAATCGTGAAGGTCAACACGGAAGGATCGCAGGGGCGAACCGTTACGGTAAAGCTCACAGATACCCTGGAGAAGGCGGAGTAG
- a CDS encoding YrdB family protein, translating to MGKAINLTIRFILELVILFALGYWGFHYDSEFIIQILLGLGLPLVAAILWGKIISPKATIKLPLLGVILTELLIFGAAFLCLLSDGFKVFAIIFLLVSFVNRFIILKFKQGIEL from the coding sequence ATGGGCAAAGCTATTAATCTTACCATACGATTTATATTAGAATTGGTTATACTCTTTGCACTGGGCTATTGGGGATTTCATTATGATTCGGAATTCATCATTCAGATTCTTTTAGGACTTGGACTGCCGCTTGTTGCAGCTATCCTATGGGGAAAGATCATATCTCCAAAAGCGACGATCAAGCTGCCTCTACTTGGCGTCATTTTAACGGAATTGCTGATATTCGGTGCCGCTTTTCTGTGCTTACTAAGTGATGGATTCAAGGTATTTGCCATAATCTTTCTCTTGGTATCTTTTGTGAACCGATTCATCATTCTCAAGTTCAAGCAAGGGATTGAACTCTAG
- a CDS encoding MerR family transcriptional regulator, which produces MVYSIGDIARLSGVTAFTLRYYEKIGLLPNPRRQEGRKDGVRQYSEEDLRFIRFIHSMKQTGMKLEDLASFTEDGCLLNLPEETDWKEMLQKRIELLDRHLDDLDHRMKQLQAGKEYAENKRAYYTNMLREQAVLHLPENGGIS; this is translated from the coding sequence GTGGTCTATTCGATCGGGGATATCGCAAGATTATCCGGGGTGACAGCTTTTACGCTTCGCTACTATGAAAAAATCGGATTGCTTCCCAACCCCCGTAGGCAAGAAGGGAGGAAGGACGGTGTCCGGCAGTACAGCGAGGAGGATTTGCGGTTTATCCGGTTTATTCACAGCATGAAGCAAACGGGAATGAAGCTGGAGGATCTTGCAAGCTTTACGGAGGACGGTTGTCTTCTTAATCTGCCGGAGGAAACGGATTGGAAAGAGATGCTGCAGAAACGGATCGAGCTGCTGGACCGGCACCTGGACGATCTGGATCATCGAATGAAGCAGCTTCAGGCCGGCAAGGAGTACGCGGAGAATAAACGAGCCTATTACACGAACATGCTGAGGGAGCAGGCGGTACTTCATCTGCCGGAAAACGGAGGAATATCATGA
- a CDS encoding glutamine--tRNA ligase/YqeY domain fusion protein: MVHPRDNNESFILKLIREELEQSPFSRDMCTRFPPEPNGYLHIGSAYAIHTNYTAAQRFNGAFHLRLDDTNPRKEDLEYVHAIMEDIRWLGYDPGDHIYYGSDYSDDIYKAAVTLIKRGKAYVCDLPPDELTKYRGTLKEPGRNSPYRNRSVEKNLELLEKMKNGVFPDGSKVLRAKIDMASPNMNLRDPVLYRIIHAEHYRTGRDWCIYPMYDFAHPIQDAIEGITYSLCSIEFKDHRPLYEWVLNELGIPEPPRQREFGRLSLTGVVTSKRFLRQLVEEGHVDGWDDPRLPTIRGMRRRGYTPGSIRRFMEEIGSIRAHSMVHISLLDHGIRQELKDQTISVMAVLQPLKVIITNYPEGEVEWLTVANNSENEALGERKVPFSRTIYIEREDFNEEPPKGFHRLSLGAEVRLKGAYFIRCEQVVHDPVTGEVMELHCTYDPLTKSGTGFTGRKVKGTIHWVSADHSVQADLHLYDSLLLNDDLPENGEPWSSIVNPHSLVTRKDVRIEPFVKLALPGQRFQFFRHGYFCVDSKSSAGNKLIINRIVPLKDTWNRE, from the coding sequence ATGGTCCACCCAAGGGACAACAACGAGTCATTTATCTTAAAGCTTATTCGAGAGGAACTGGAGCAAAGTCCGTTTAGCCGGGATATGTGCACCCGCTTCCCTCCCGAGCCCAACGGCTACCTTCACATCGGAAGTGCTTACGCGATCCACACGAACTATACCGCGGCTCAAAGGTTTAACGGAGCTTTTCACTTGCGGCTTGACGATACCAATCCACGTAAGGAGGACTTGGAATACGTCCATGCCATTATGGAGGACATCCGTTGGCTGGGGTACGATCCTGGCGACCACATCTACTACGGCTCGGATTACTCGGACGACATCTACAAGGCCGCGGTCACTCTGATCAAACGCGGAAAAGCGTATGTCTGCGATCTTCCCCCCGACGAGCTGACGAAGTACCGGGGGACCCTTAAAGAACCCGGCCGCAACAGCCCTTATCGGAACCGATCGGTGGAGAAAAATTTGGAGCTCCTGGAAAAGATGAAGAACGGCGTTTTCCCGGACGGCTCTAAGGTTCTCCGTGCGAAGATCGATATGGCTTCGCCCAATATGAACCTCCGTGATCCTGTTCTTTACCGGATTATTCATGCTGAGCATTACCGGACGGGACGGGACTGGTGTATCTATCCTATGTACGATTTTGCCCATCCGATTCAGGATGCGATCGAAGGCATTACCTACTCCCTCTGCTCGATAGAGTTTAAAGACCACCGTCCTTTGTACGAGTGGGTCTTGAACGAGCTGGGAATTCCTGAGCCCCCGCGGCAGAGGGAGTTCGGCCGGCTCAGCTTGACGGGAGTCGTGACGAGCAAACGTTTTTTGAGGCAGCTGGTCGAGGAGGGGCACGTTGATGGATGGGACGATCCCAGGCTGCCGACGATCCGGGGCATGAGAAGAAGAGGGTACACCCCGGGCAGCATTCGAAGGTTCATGGAAGAGATCGGCAGCATCCGAGCCCATAGCATGGTGCACATTTCCCTTCTGGATCACGGTATCCGGCAGGAGCTGAAGGACCAAACAATTAGTGTAATGGCCGTATTACAGCCGTTAAAGGTGATCATTACCAACTACCCGGAGGGTGAGGTGGAGTGGTTGACGGTTGCGAACAACAGCGAGAATGAAGCATTAGGGGAGAGGAAGGTTCCGTTCTCTCGAACCATTTATATCGAGCGGGAAGATTTTAACGAAGAGCCTCCCAAAGGCTTCCACCGCCTTAGCCTGGGGGCTGAAGTCCGGTTGAAGGGTGCGTATTTTATCCGGTGTGAGCAGGTCGTCCATGATCCTGTTACCGGAGAGGTAATGGAGCTTCACTGCACTTATGATCCGCTTACCAAAAGCGGCACGGGCTTTACCGGGCGCAAGGTAAAAGGAACGATCCACTGGGTGTCGGCCGACCACTCCGTCCAAGCGGACCTTCACCTCTATGACAGCCTGCTGCTGAACGATGACCTTCCAGAGAATGGCGAGCCTTGGTCAAGTATCGTCAACCCACATTCGCTGGTTACCCGAAAGGACGTAAGGATCGAGCCGTTTGTGAAACTGGCTTTGCCCGGGCAGAGGTTTCAATTTTTCCGTCACGGATACTTTTGTGTGGATTCGAAATCGTCCGCGGGAAACAAGCTTATCATTAACCGGATCGTTCCGCTAAAGGACACGTGGAACCGGGAGTAG
- a CDS encoding aldo/keto reductase has translation MYHSPHPLDKRKLGRSDIEVSRLSLGGAGLGGIFGQVPEAEGIAAVQKALELGLHWLDTSPFYKESERRMGMALRGVPREQYVLSSKAGTHPDWFQQYSAESFYRSVDNSLRLLGTDYLDLCLIHDPLPRHMDEVLGPGGGLEALRDLKQQGIIRAIGIGVRQHASLQRAIDTGEMDVALTFSDYTLMRQTALKLQSHAQNHGTALVNGAPLAMGLLSGQAPEKIGTSAWKPPQEEVSAVKEIAAWCGQRGITVLSLALQFSLRQEAFAATLIGASTPAEVEQSFAAVCEPIPVPIWEELPELLARLRLSN, from the coding sequence ATGTACCATAGTCCTCATCCATTAGATAAAAGGAAGCTCGGCCGTTCCGATATAGAGGTGAGCCGGCTCTCCCTCGGCGGTGCCGGGCTTGGCGGGATCTTTGGGCAGGTACCGGAAGCCGAAGGCATTGCCGCTGTTCAAAAGGCATTGGAGCTGGGCCTGCACTGGCTCGATACGTCCCCCTTCTATAAGGAATCGGAACGAAGAATGGGGATGGCACTTAGAGGAGTCCCGAGGGAGCAGTATGTTTTGTCCAGCAAAGCCGGGACGCACCCTGACTGGTTTCAGCAGTACTCCGCGGAGTCTTTCTACCGGTCAGTCGACAACAGCTTGCGCCTGCTGGGCACGGATTATCTGGACCTCTGTCTGATCCATGATCCGCTTCCCCGGCATATGGATGAGGTCCTCGGACCCGGCGGAGGCCTGGAGGCGCTGAGGGACCTGAAGCAGCAGGGGATCATTCGCGCTATTGGAATCGGGGTTCGCCAGCATGCGTCGCTTCAACGCGCTATCGATACGGGGGAAATGGACGTCGCCCTTACCTTCAGCGATTATACCCTCATGCGGCAAACCGCTCTAAAGCTGCAAAGTCATGCGCAGAATCACGGAACGGCTCTGGTCAATGGAGCCCCGCTGGCGATGGGTCTTCTTAGCGGACAAGCTCCGGAGAAGATCGGAACCTCCGCCTGGAAACCGCCGCAGGAGGAGGTTTCCGCCGTCAAAGAAATCGCCGCCTGGTGCGGACAGCGAGGCATTACCGTCCTGTCGCTCGCGCTTCAGTTCAGCTTGCGCCAGGAGGCTTTTGCCGCGACCCTGATCGGAGCCTCTACACCGGCCGAGGTGGAGCAGAGCTTCGCGGCAGTCTGTGAACCCATACCCGTTCCGATATGGGAAGAGCTTCCCGAGCTGCTTGCCCGCTTACGGCTTTCTAATTAA
- a CDS encoding DUF1259 domain-containing protein, whose translation MKILGRKLLLPMLLLVPAGTAYGADGSDCSKIQKIVGGEVNQKENVCKAEVPRKNLQVSLMGVPVSPELIELGFEANFEKKDSQTVVTGEFALLGEEVNPVVDALRKGGIEITAIHNHLIGEQPRILYLHFQGIGDQMALAKTVRQAIDAVRKG comes from the coding sequence GTGAAAATTCTGGGGCGGAAGTTGCTCTTGCCTATGCTCTTGCTCGTCCCCGCCGGGACGGCATATGGAGCGGATGGTTCCGATTGTTCGAAAATCCAAAAAATAGTAGGTGGCGAAGTTAATCAGAAGGAAAACGTATGCAAGGCGGAAGTCCCCCGCAAGAATCTCCAGGTTTCCTTGATGGGGGTTCCCGTATCTCCTGAGCTGATAGAGCTTGGCTTTGAAGCTAACTTCGAGAAGAAGGATTCCCAAACCGTGGTGACGGGAGAATTCGCTCTTCTGGGAGAAGAAGTTAACCCTGTTGTGGATGCGCTGCGGAAAGGCGGCATAGAGATTACCGCCATCCACAACCACCTGATAGGGGAGCAGCCCCGGATCCTGTATCTTCATTTTCAGGGAATCGGGGACCAGATGGCCCTAGCCAAGACCGTGAGGCAAGCTATTGATGCCGTCCGTAAGGGCTGA